GAAAAGAGGCCCAAAAGGCCTCCAATGAGGATAGCTCTCATTAGAACCTCTCGCGATCGAAAGTTCTAATTTTAAAGTCGTTGACTGAACTGGGGTCTTGCCGTTTGAAGTCTTCTAAGTCGAAGTCTGAAGACCTCAGATCTCTGATTGTACGGATTTTTTCAAAATCAAGTTCTTCTTTTGGCTTAATCTTATTCCAGAGATTGGGCCTCCGCTCGAGTTCCTTTGGAAGTTGGCCAGGGTCAATGTGAACGTTCTCCATACATCTGGTACCGGTCCATAAGCCCCCTCTTATGGAACAGAGCCTCGCTTCGTCAGTTATTCGAACCGGATCTCTCGGAGCACAATGCGTGAAGGGTCCATCGACGCATCCTGTTTGTACACATCTATCACCAATAAGGCTAAAACCTGATGGACAATAGCATTTTCCGGCAAAAACTGTAGCATTAGCCGGACATTCTATGTCAACGCACCTATTTCCGACTAACTCCTGATTTGAATCGCACAGAATTCTTTCGCATCTTGAACCAATACGCTCAAAGCCAGTTGGACAACGTTCTGGAACACATCTACCAGCTGAGTTTCTATAGTACCCATCTCGACAGTCCAAAGGCACACACCTGTTAGATGTCGGGTCCAGAGTCTCGCCAAAGCCGCAGGTAGGGGCTTTCTTCACACATTTATCACCTTCTAGCTCATAGTCAGAATCACATATAGTCTCTTTTTCAATTTTTACTTCATTAGTGCATCTTGTAATAATTTCTCCACCAGTAATATCTTCCTTGGTTAATTTTCCTTTTCTAAGACCATTGGTGCAAAGAACAAGCTCACAAGCCCCTCCATTTCGCTCATATCGATTGTTACAGGCTATTTTTCCTGTTGTTTTAGCAACGGGTCGTAGTTGATTTGAAGTACCGTCCTCACACTTATACTCAACTCTTCCGTTAGCGATGGCATTGCTATCCCACCAAGTTGCGTTCAACTCATACGTATCCAAACACTTATACATATCTCCACACTTCTCTGCCAAAGCTTCTGAAATAGCGTCTCTCGGGCACTTCTTATAGTGTATTTCATCCCAGTCAGCTTTGACTGAAACTAGATCAAGGCCTTTTAAAGGTGTAAGGTCGGTAATTTCATTTCTTGAAATATCAAGGACCATAAGTAAATCAAGACCGTTGATTCCTTGGATTGTCTTTATCTTGTTGTCGCGAACATCTAATTTTTCTAGATACTCAAGCTGGAAAATCGAGTCTAGGCTTTCCACACGATTTGATGGCAATTCGAGACCTTCAGCAAACTCGAAAAACTTGAATGGAGCAAGATTTGACACATTTGACTTTTGTTTGATGACTACACTAGGGCAGTATTCTAGCTCATAACCGCCAGCTTCTTCAGTCTTGCAATGATGATCATCTTCGTAGGAGTCGCTTATTTCCTGGTAGCTTAGCCTTTCCCCTTCCTTTCCACGAATAGCGTTTCTAATTGCACGACAAGTTATTTTTAGTGAACGCTCAGTTGCACCGTTACAGACGGTTGCTAGAGTTTCCGGTCCTTCAACGATCTTCACTTTGTTGGCGCCATCTACTTCGCTTTTACAATCAAGTTCGACTGTCTTGACGAACGAGCCTAGACTAACACTTTCTGCTGAGTCAAAGTTATATCCTAAAGCATTAATAGGACCGAGGCAGGAGGGGACAAAGTAATTTCTGTCCTGAGCAATAACGTATGTTTCTGTGCTAGAGTCAGCGTATAGCTTCGAGCTTGCCTCTTTTTCGCATTTTAATACGCTGTAGTTGTTAGTGATAAATTCAACTCGTTGATCCTTGTCAGTTTCTTTTAGTTTTTCAACAAAATCCTTCGCAGTCTGAAAATTAGGATGTGCCTCAGCTTCAGCACTTGCTGACAGTTCCTTCGAGTCTATTTCAACCGCAATAGGTTCTAGCCCGAAGCCACTCACAAGAGTGTCTAGCTTATCTTCAGAAGCACAGTCGAAATAGATAATCTTATCTTTATTAACCATGAAGTTATAGGGAACTTTTTTAAGTCCACGCCCGTAAACTTTAGTATGGTAGTAGGTTGGACTGTCTTCAGTAGCAAAAGCATGTTGAGTGCTACTAGAAATCACAGCCATCGCGAAAAGCTTTGATATTAGGTTATTCATGTATTTAATTATCCTTATCTAAAACGACATAGCGTGGTCATGACTAAACACTTGAAAGTGTGATTTATTGCAGAAAAATTTTGTTCAGAATGTATTCATAGACTTAGAGAAAGAAGGGACCACTGAAATGGAGAATATGACCGATCTTTGCTGGGTCAGAAAATACACTATAAGCCTCAAAAAACAACAATAGTATATGTTGAAGCTAGGTCCTTTTAATATGCTTCGTTTGACCCTAGCTAGCGAGAGCCCAGGAAAGTCACGCCCCATTAGAGGTGTGTAGAAAAGCCGTTGCTGTTTTCACTTGCATACGATGCCTTCAAAACCGACCGAACAACTACCTGGTAAGAGGCTTCCAATCAAATCTCTGTTGGTTCTAAGAATGAGTTAGCCCGGTTCTACCCAGCTAGCGAATAAAGTCTTTACGATCGGAGACATCACCATTGAATTTTTTGATAGCCATCGATAGCTTGCTTACTATCGAGTCTTGCAATCATAAAAACTGCCCGATCGAAAATAATAGAGGCATAGGGAGAGTTAGGAATTATAAGACACTGAAGAGCTACAAGACGAGGGTTTTCAACATTGAGAATGTAGTTCTTCGCAGCTGAAAAACCACCCCTCGTTCTTAGGTAGAAGAAAAGACGCTCTTCTTGGTCCCGTAGTCTAACATGTCTGAATCTCGAAGCTATAGGAGACAATTGCCCTCATTTTTTGCCAACTTCAGAAAGGCTACTCCGCAAAGCTTCGGATTATCAATCAAGTCGTTTGGCCCATCGAGTGGTAGAGCATTAGCTATAGCATCAATACTCGTTAGCTCTGAGTTATTCGATATCGAGACCCTCTCGATATAACTAAGACTTTCTAGGCCTTCAAAAGATTTTAGAATGGGATTACTGGAAATATCGAGCAGCTTTACCTTAGTAAAATTGCTAACCTGAAAGTCTTCTAAAAGATTACTCGACGCAATCTTAAGATGACCGACCTCTGCTAGAGCATCTAAACCGCGCAGACTCGTCATCTTCCTGTTTCTAAGCAAGAAAAGTTGCTTGACTTTGCCGAGCGAGCTTAGTCCACGTAGATCTTCAAGTTCCAAGTTAGTATCAATTACAAGTTTTGATACCTCTTTAAGAGCCTCGAGACCCAAAAGTCTCGTAATCTTATAGTTATGTTTTAAAGAAAACTCCCCTACCCTCGCAAGTTTACTTAAGCCGAATAGCCCTTGCAGAACCTCGTTACCCGAAATTTCGAGGCCCTCTACGTCCAATAGTGAAGGGAAAGAGATTCCCTCTAAAGCCAGATTATAGGAGATAGATGCTTCACCTTTTACTCGATTTAACTTTTGAAGCCCATCCAACTCAACTAATCTATTGTTTTGAATAATCCTTAAACCTTCTAATACTTCAATACGGGCAAGGCTTGACAAATTATGGAGAGAAGGATTGTACTCTATGTTCACAGAGTCCACTCGTTCAATCTTCAAAAGGCCGTCAAGAGAAGTCATATTCTCATTGTTGAAGACTGAAAGTGAGCCAAGGCTTTGTAGAGACGTGAGGCCTTTCATTGAGGTAAGTTGAAGGTTATCCATCACAAAAAGGTCTTTTGATATGGTAACGATGTTATCGAGGCCGGTAAGGTCTCGTAGCTCTGGATTCCCGATGACAACAACCTCACCAAGGACTTGCCTTATTCGGTTCAAGGAAGATATATCAGCAAGCACTGGATTGGCAATGAGACTAATATCAAGATCGACCTTCTCGATATTATCGAGACCCTTTAGTGAAGTAAGGCCTAAGTTATCACTGATATCGATCGATCCAACGTGAAGGATACTCTCTAGAAATGTCAAATCTGAAATGGTTTCCGTTAAGTTTATCTTTAACGCACCGGATATTTCAAAGATAGTTGAAAACCTTAGTCGATCAATACTTGCAAGAAAGTCATCATCAATCCTCAAGTCTTCCACTATAGAAGTACAAATTCTTGAAGCAATCTCACTCTGAAGGCATTGATTTTTAATCAAGATCTCATCTGACTGCCAATCGCTCACATTTCCCGATAGGTCGTTCGATCTATAAGTTAATAGAAAGCTCCCTTCAGTGAGCTTGATTGATTCACTTTCAGCCCCGAAGACTTGCCTCTGGTCGCCCGAACAATCTCTACTTTCAATGCTATCGAAAAGACAAAATTCAATCGTCAAATCGTTTATTGGATCTGATGCCGAGACAAAACCTAACCGGTAACCGCTTGCAACTAAGTATGGCTCTTTTGAGCCAAATCGAATTCTCTCGTAATCCAATGTAAAGTCAGCTTGCACTTTTGGCTTGCTACTATCGACTTTAAAGGAGTAGTTGAGATCCATTTGGTTTCCTGCTCTATCTGTTCCGCTGACAAGAAGCTTATAATCTCCATCTTCCTTAGGACTACTGAGTGTGTATGGCCCTCGCTCTATAAGAGTGAGCGAGACATCCTCTGACGCAATGCAGCTCTGATCATCAGAGGCTTTCTGAAAGCAGTATTCGAGTAGCACAGCCTCGCTTGTCACAACGGAGATAAAATTCCCTGGTGCTAAAGCAGCAACTTGATTTCCAATTTCAAGAACCGGGACAGTCGAGTCCTTAACAGCTTGTCTACTCTCAGTGGTTATATACTCCTTCGACTTAGGGAGCATTATATACGCATAGTCGTCTGCCACCAAGCATCCTTTAGGGCTGCTAATTGCCGAAAGTCTCTTGCCACTACGACCAAAGACTATGAATTCTGAATGATTAAGATCTATAGGCTTGTTCATACTATCAAAGAGCCTGTGAGGAAGCTGATCTTGACCGGCGGTGTTTACACTCCCACACTCAGCGATCAGTTCATCATAGTCATTGCTCAGCTTTTGGCAGCCGATGAGTAAGATCGAGCTAGCCAAAAGAATGGCGCTGTAAAGCTCTGACTTCATTCCTACTCCTTGATTATTGGGTAGTCCAGGCTTTTAGTCGAAAAGCTTTTTTCGAAGTATGGCGATTCCTTAAAGAAGGTTTGATACTTTGCGTCGAGATCTTTCATCGACATTAAAGAAAGTGGAAAGTTGTCGAGAGCAACCTGATCCAGAAAATCTTGCTCCAATAAGTCTGAATATGAAGAATTTAGAGTTGCCAAGTAGACATCAAATAGCTCCCTATCTCCTTCTGAAAGATTCTCTCTTATCACTGAAACGGATGAATTGACTGAGTCGACGAATCGCTTGAGAGTTCTTTTCATATGCTCACTGTCAATCACAAACCTGCCTTTTGCAGGTGTAAGACAGTCTATCTTCCTCAGTACCGATAGACCTTGGATGTATGAGAAGATTGCATCACCATGCTCAACAAGTTCCCCTTTGGAGAAGGAGTCAATAAAGTCTTTGGTCCATCTCGGGTCCAGCGGCTCACCTGTACATGTTTTTTGCATCCAAACTAAATTCTTCTGGCTTTTAAGGTGAGCCATTTTCGAGAGAGCCAAGGCTTGGTAGACGTCTGAACCGCTCCATCCATACTGACGCTTTAGCTCCGGCGCCATAGAGAGCTTTATTGACTCCGACAAACCCATGGTCTTATCCACGATGCCAAGGTAGTGAGATCTTTTCGTTTTCTCATCATGTGTGCTTGAGTTTGTGACACAGGCTGTCATACTGAGCGTTAGAAAAAGGAAAAGCATCTTATATACAGTCACTTACCACCCCATATCCCTTAATACATCAAATTACTTATATGCCAACTAACCACAATATTGCAAGGCTACTAAAAAAATTTACACTTAACTCAAAGTCTGGCCTGATCATCGAATAGAAAATTAATAATTATAGATATTTAGCCATAATCACACCCGCTTCACTTTGCTTTCTGCAGCTTCAATGCCAGTCGGGTAAGCCATTCATTTACTTGTTCCGAGTGAGCTTAGCCAATACAATGACCATCCATTTAAGGATAGGAGTGGATTATGCTTTCTGGTCTTCTGATTATGAGCCTTGCAGCAGCTGGGCAACCCGAACTCATGGCTAACTCAAAGTCGAAAATTAGCGCTGTCTCGTTCGGTAGCGAAAAAAGCTCCGACGTATTTGGTACAATCGATCTTCCCCTCACACAGTTTGCTATCGAACAATGTGGGGCTTGCAACTGCTCACCTGACCAAGACAGCATTCGATTCGTACTACTATCAAGCAATTATAGCAAAGAGAGTGTCGCACGAGAGAGCTTAGAAGCATTTCTATCAGAAACCGAAGCTACGGTAGCTGCGGTCGGTTGTTTCGAGAATCAACCAATTATCAGGAGAGTCTTTAGTCGCTGAACTAGTAGTTCAATTAAGACCAAACACATCTGATAATGGATGCATATGAAAGATGCATATGAAAATATCCGTTCAAGCTATCCCACGTTTAAAAGCCTTAAGGTTCACGTGTTTCCATTAAATAGGTTAACTGATTCTCTTGAACCGGATTGGCCATGACGCATAGCTACGCTATGTCTTCAGCAGTCCAGCATGTGAGCCAAGGCCTATGTTTTGGATAAATTGTGAGGCCCAATAGGTCTTAGTATAAATGGCAGTTATCTATCACTACATTCGCTGAAACTGAAGTGTAATAGTCAGGCTTTACGCTTTTGTATTCACGTTGGCCTTCAACGACTCCAGCAAAATTTGCACGCAATAGAATTGAGTCAGTATTGCTATCGAGTTTGTATGGGTTGTAGGTCACCTCATATCTGACACGACAGTAAATATCATAGTATTTAATAAGGCTGTCTACAGTCAGGTCTTGGAAAGACGGGCCACATCGCATCTTGATCTCGTTGACTGTTTCTTCTGAAAGGTCGAATTCACTTCGTAACTTCACACCTATGTGGGTAGGTATTTCACTCATCTCAGAGGTTGCTGAAACATGTCGAGAGAGGTCACAAGTATCTAGAATTTTGGTTTCGATTTTAACCTGTGTTGTTACGGGCGTTTCGATGGTAGCTGTTGGACTGTTTTTTATCGGTTCGACGACAATACTTTGGGATTCATTATCAGAGCCGAAACCAAACTCCACTCCAGACCTTGTAAGGCTAAACTCTAGCGTGATTGCAACTTCACTCTTGCCCAATGTGTCTTCAGGGCGGATCGTTTCACGCGCCCTAAAGTAATCATGAACTTCTCCACTAAGAGAGACACTAAGCCTATATGTACATCCTTGCAAGATATCAAAATCTAAGTTCATTTCTTCGCCGTTGAAGGGGATGTATTTCCCTATACTTTTTGAATCCTTGCAGTAGGGTTGATCGCTCCCTCCTGGCGTAGGATCTATAAATACAGCCAGTTTTTCAATTAGTTCGACGGGACCAGGGATCAGATCTTTTTTTGGTGCCGTGAACGTAACTGACGAAAGATTTGAGCTAGTTTGCTTGTTTCCGCCTCTACTAGGTGAACAGGAAACTGTTGCGACGACTAAAAGCAGTGCTAGTATCTTGAAGTTCATGAAGGCACATCCTTATCTAGAAAGAAACTGTCACTATCTATAAGCAAGTTAGAATCCAATCGCTAAGCTACTGAAATAGGGCCTTCAATAGGAGGTCCTAATAATAGGAATATTTAGCTGAGTTACAAAGCGCTGAGCAATTGCCAAATGGTTATGCAGTGAAAACATTTAGGAGCGACAATGAAGCCCATACTTTCCGAACCAACACGATTGTATTTTGTTTGACGCATAGGGCTTTTCGGAAGCGACCTCACTTGGATCTCCTAGTCAAAAATGAATGATCTGTCTAAATTCGTGGCATCGCTGCAATATTACTTGATTTCCCGGCTCTTTGGTAAAACTTCGTGGAGTTTTAGCCCTTGCCAAAACAAGAACTAGGAGAAAGTTCGAAGCCTTATTTGATTGTTTTGAGTTGCCGAAAACAGCCATCTGTACCAGCGGAGATAAGAGATGATGAAGCTTAATATCGGGAAAGTTTTGTTTACGTTTACGTATCTGTTTAGCGCACCCTTCGCTCACACCAATGAAAAAAAGGAAAGCCCTCTTAAAGTTTGGATAAATGACGATACACAGTATGAAGAGTGGCGGAGGCTGCAAAAGTCAACAAATTGGAATGACCTTAAAGCTGCCTACGAAATGACGTTAAAGTACAA
The genomic region above belongs to Pseudobacteriovorax antillogorgiicola and contains:
- a CDS encoding leucine-rich repeat domain-containing protein codes for the protein MKSELYSAILLASSILLIGCQKLSNDYDELIAECGSVNTAGQDQLPHRLFDSMNKPIDLNHSEFIVFGRSGKRLSAISSPKGCLVADDYAYIMLPKSKEYITTESRQAVKDSTVPVLEIGNQVAALAPGNFISVVTSEAVLLEYCFQKASDDQSCIASEDVSLTLIERGPYTLSSPKEDGDYKLLVSGTDRAGNQMDLNYSFKVDSSKPKVQADFTLDYERIRFGSKEPYLVASGYRLGFVSASDPINDLTIEFCLFDSIESRDCSGDQRQVFGAESESIKLTEGSFLLTYRSNDLSGNVSDWQSDEILIKNQCLQSEIASRICTSIVEDLRIDDDFLASIDRLRFSTIFEISGALKINLTETISDLTFLESILHVGSIDISDNLGLTSLKGLDNIEKVDLDISLIANPVLADISSLNRIRQVLGEVVVIGNPELRDLTGLDNIVTISKDLFVMDNLQLTSMKGLTSLQSLGSLSVFNNENMTSLDGLLKIERVDSVNIEYNPSLHNLSSLARIEVLEGLRIIQNNRLVELDGLQKLNRVKGEASISYNLALEGISFPSLLDVEGLEISGNEVLQGLFGLSKLARVGEFSLKHNYKITRLLGLEALKEVSKLVIDTNLELEDLRGLSSLGKVKQLFLLRNRKMTSLRGLDALAEVGHLKIASSNLLEDFQVSNFTKVKLLDISSNPILKSFEGLESLSYIERVSISNNSELTSIDAIANALPLDGPNDLIDNPKLCGVAFLKLAKNEGNCLL
- a CDS encoding EB domain-containing protein; this translates as MNNLISKLFAMAVISSSTQHAFATEDSPTYYHTKVYGRGLKKVPYNFMVNKDKIIYFDCASEDKLDTLVSGFGLEPIAVEIDSKELSASAEAEAHPNFQTAKDFVEKLKETDKDQRVEFITNNYSVLKCEKEASSKLYADSSTETYVIAQDRNYFVPSCLGPINALGYNFDSAESVSLGSFVKTVELDCKSEVDGANKVKIVEGPETLATVCNGATERSLKITCRAIRNAIRGKEGERLSYQEISDSYEDDHHCKTEEAGGYELEYCPSVVIKQKSNVSNLAPFKFFEFAEGLELPSNRVESLDSIFQLEYLEKLDVRDNKIKTIQGINGLDLLMVLDISRNEITDLTPLKGLDLVSVKADWDEIHYKKCPRDAISEALAEKCGDMYKCLDTYELNATWWDSNAIANGRVEYKCEDGTSNQLRPVAKTTGKIACNNRYERNGGACELVLCTNGLRKGKLTKEDITGGEIITRCTNEVKIEKETICDSDYELEGDKCVKKAPTCGFGETLDPTSNRCVPLDCRDGYYRNSAGRCVPERCPTGFERIGSRCERILCDSNQELVGNRCVDIECPANATVFAGKCYCPSGFSLIGDRCVQTGCVDGPFTHCAPRDPVRITDEARLCSIRGGLWTGTRCMENVHIDPGQLPKELERRPNLWNKIKPKEELDFEKIRTIRDLRSSDFDLEDFKRQDPSSVNDFKIRTFDRERF